The genomic segment TGCGGATCTGATTTCGTCACTCGAATCTTAGTGGCTGCAAGTTTCGAGTTTCGAGGCTCCTCCTTTGTATTTCGTGTATGTTAATATTGGACCTTCGTTAACAATTTGAGCAGAAATGTCTCAAATCGATCTACCGTTTGAAGTCGGTGACACCATCGAAGCAAGATCTTTCGAATTGGGGTTTCGTGGAGCATGGTTCCGATGCAAGGTACTCCTCATTTTCTTATCCGTATCCGTGTCGAAAGAAGACTCATCATtatgttcttttcttttatcaGATTACAAAGATATTCAACAAAGGGAGAGCATTATTCTACGATTTGGAGTATCTTGATTTCACAGAAGAAGGTTGGTTTTGCAAACCTCTgggttttcatgtttttttagaTGCTTAAAACATTTTGAAAATGCCTCAGGAATACACACAACAAAAGTATATCAAAAACGCCAAGGCGAGAGCGAGAATATCCTAATGGTTCGACCCATACGCCCCCGTCAGTCTCATGAAAATGAGGAAGGTTgtggtggagaagaagaagaagaagaagaagaagaagaagttgttgtTGTTCGTGGTCTTTGGAAGGTGGGTGACTTGGTGGACTGGTGGAAAGACGATTGCTATTGGTCTGGAACGGTTCTAGAAgtgaatgaagaagatgaaacggCTAAGGTATGTGAAAGTTTTGAACTTTGTTGCAAAATGTGCTTTTAGAGGCTGTTTGAGATCTAGATTTTTGCATCTTTTTGTAGATTGAATTGGTGCCTGAACCGTATGGCGAAGGAAAAAGCTACGATGCTATGTTTAAGGATTTGGTTCCTTCATTGGAATGGTCACTTGAAGATGGATGGATTGTGCCTTTCTCTAAGGTTACTAAAGTATCCCTTACGGAGTGTTGACTATGTTGTTCCTCGTGTTGTTTCTGAAATCAATCTTTCTTTATAGGATGGTGAAAAGAGGCAGTGTGCTAAGCTAATGAAACTTCCTAATGAAGGTTCGATTCAACGAGATCTTTTCCCAAATGTTTGAGGTGTTAATTCATTCCTAGATGGTTTTTGGATATAGGAGCTGAAGAAactagagaagaagaaaagcagAGACCCACAAAGAAGTTAgcagttgaagaagaagaaaagctgAGACCCACAAAGAAGTTAGTAGGAGACCAAGATCTTGCGTTGAATATCATGGAATCAGAGTCTATAGAAGCTGCTGTGATGGACTTGGAGGAGCAAATTGTTCGAATAGAATGGATAAAAGGAATGTTATTGCTAAATTCAGATAATTCAACCTGGATATATGAGGATTATCCTCCTCCATCTTCCTAAAAATATGTGACAGGTTATAAtcatctctctttcttcttttctttgaaCCTAACCTAAACGTCTCTCGAGTTGCCTTTTAGCCTTCTCAAGTTGTTGTTTCATTTTGTTCAGGCTTTGAATTGGTTCTCTTCTGTATCACAATTTTTTATAGGTAAGATGGATTTTTACTTTTGCCATGATCACCATTTCTGATGGATTCTaagaaaaggttttttttttggcagtcCTTAGGTGGAGGAGTAGAGTAGAAGATGTAAATGAGGGTAAGACCTAAGATGGATCATATTTGACACGTTTTGAGATAATTGAAAACGGAACATGACTCTGTTTCTTAGACGTCTTTCTTTTAGGTATTTTGgtttcctttgtttttttttttgtttgttgataTACTTTGCAACAATTTCCTCTGTATTTAACCTCGAACCTACTTTTTGTAGTCTGGGAATTGAACTAAAGAGAAAGTTAAGGATTAGTAATTTCATTCTCTAAGGGATGTTTTAGGTAAACAAGATATTGTTCCTTTCCTTCGAACTATCTCATAATCGTTGGTTTCAAAAAGAATGCCGCCTACGACTTTTGACCGGAACAGAATACGATCCGATCCGAAATGGACCGGTTCGACTTAGTTTtggtatttatgattttaaccaatggatattaatatatatatatccacatTCGGTTTTTATCCGGAATCAATCGGATACCCATTAAATCGAAAAACATAGAGAATTGTATTTCTTGCGAGTCAAAGCCAAGTTGAAAAGGCAAAGTTACATGGGCAAGAGCACTAGTCTATGTCAACTTTGTTATAATTACCCACATAATATACcataagatttttatttattttcctttttagaaaaacaaaaataaattaagtttatGATCAAATAaactttatgtaatttttttaattttgtaaacacttgccatatgttaaattttgatTGGTAGAGTGACTTGTGCTTTATTATATAAGTGATACagttcatatatattaaaatattaattatattcagcattaaaattatcaaatattctacaatatctatatatataaagaagggtTTGATTCTCTCCCAGGCTGTCTACGTAGGATGCCACGTCACAAATTCGTTAATCCACAGCGCGACGCGTGTCTTAGAAGAACGGAACTCAGTGTTTCGTTTAATCTCGAGTGTGATGGGCTTTTATCATTTAATGTGTTTGGGTTTAAATTTGGACGACGAGTTTGCGGCCCGAGTAGATGGAGCTCGCCTCTAACCCTAATTCTGCTGATTTGCTAGGGTCGGGAATTTGGACGGTGTACCGTACACCGTGTATTGTGAGTTGTCCTCTATGAGAAATTTGTTTGCTGCGAATCGAAACATAAATTAGGGTTCATATACTCCATCGATCTCTGACGTTCTGCAGCAATAATGGAGTTTTGGGAAGAGTTTCGGGAAGAGTTAGACAAATCGTCATGTAGAAGCTCTGTCTGTGGTTTCCATGGCGTCGTTTCGTTTACGGTTCTAAAAATCCGAACCGTCACGATAGTTTGATTCATGGCTTTAAACAGACTATTTAATTCCATAGACCAACGTCAAGCTCTATCTGTCATTGAATGAGAGTTATTCCTTTTTATGGCGGTGTATCTACACCTATAAAAAATGTTAGTATTCTTATCGATTTGATATACAATTAACATTTGATTTTCTTCAGATCTAAGAAGGCTCTGCCTAATTATTTTGTCGTTGGCCTCTGTTTCAATCCCCAATACAGCTTAAGAATTGTTTGATTGGCAGCGTTAGGACCTAGAATCGTTTGAttgcatttatattttttgttcgaATTGATTTGTGGTTTGGAATtgcataaaaaataataaccttCACTGATATTGACGAGATTTTATTGTAAGTTGAGTCCATTGTTAGCCTATTCTTAGATTGGTTATGATGTTTTTGTGTGGGTTGATTTTGATTGAAAAGCGGGAATCGATGCAAGTGATGCTGATAAGAATAACCATAGCTGTTTCTAAAAGATGGACATATCAGTTCAACGGTGGCTCAACTTAAGGGTCCAGTGCCCCTGTAAAAACTTATCTGACAATGTTTCGTCTCTTCTTTCCTTCTACATCTCTATAGACGATTTCGACTATGTTGATTTAGATTGAAAAGCGGGAATCGATGCAAGTGATGCTGATAAGAATAACCATAGCTGCTTCTAAAAGATGGACATATCAGTTCAACGGTGGCTCAACTCAAGGGTCCAGTGTCCCTGTAAAAACTTATCTGACAATGTTTCGTCTCTTCTTTCCTTCTACATCTCTATCGACGGTTTTGACTATGTTGATTTAGATTGAAAAGCGGAAATCAAGGCAAGTGATGCTGATAAGAATAACCATAGCTGCTCTAAAAGATGGACATATCAGTTCAACGGTGGCTCAACTCAAGGGTCCAGTGTCCCTGTAAAAACTTATCTGACAATGTTTCGTCTCTTCTTTCCTTCTACATCTCTATCGACGGTTTCGACTATGTTGATTTAGATTGAAAAGCGGGAATCAAGGCAAGTGATGCTGATAAGAATAACCATAGCTGCTCTAAAAGATGGACATATCAGTTCAACGGTGGCTAACTCAAGGGTCCAGTGTCCCTGTAAAAACTTATCTGACAATGTTTCGTCTCTTCTTTCCTTCTACATCTCTATCGACGGTTTTGACTATGTTGATTTAGATTGAAAAGCGGGAATCAAGGCAAGTGATGCTGATAAGAATAACCATAGCTGCTCTAAAAGATGGACATATCAGTTCAACGGTGGCTCAACTCAAGGGTCCAGTGTCCCTGTAAAAACTTATCTGACaatgttttgtctcttctttccTTCTACATCTCTATCGACGGTTTCGACTATGATGATTTAGATTTAAAAGCGGGAATCGATGCAAGTGATGCTGATAAGAATAACCATAGCTGCTTCTAAAAGATGGACATATCAGTTCAATGGTGGCTCAACTCAAGGGTCCAGTGTCCCTGTAAAAACTTATCTGACAATGTTTCGTCTCTTCTTTCCTTCTACATCTCTATCGACTGTTTCGACTATGTTGATTTAGATTGAAAAGTGGGAATCGATGCAAGTGATGCTGATAAGAATAACCATAGCTGCTTCTAAAAGATGGACATATCAGTTCAACGGTGGCTCAACTCAAAGGTCCAGTGTCCCTGTAAAAGCTTATCTGACAATGTTTCGTCTCTTCATTCCTTCTACATCTCTATCGACGGTTTCGACTATGTTGATTTAGATTGAAAAGCGGGAATCGATGCAAGTGATGCTGATAAGAATAACCATATCTGCTTCTAAAAGATGGACATATCAGTTCAACGGTGGCTCAACTCAAGGGTCCAGTGTCCCTGTAAAAACTTATCTGACAATGTTTCGTCTCTTCTTTCCTTCTACATCTCTATCGACGGTTTTGACTATGTTGATTTAGATTGAAAAGCGGGAATCGATGCAAGTGATGCTGATAAGAATAACCATAGCTGCTCTAAAAGATGGACATATCAGTTCAACGGTGGCTCAACTCAAGGGTCCAGTGTCCCT from the Brassica napus cultivar Da-Ae unplaced genomic scaffold, Da-Ae ScsIHWf_752;HRSCAF=1088, whole genome shotgun sequence genome contains:
- the LOC125605489 gene encoding uncharacterized protein LOC125605489, producing MSQIDLPFEVGDTIEARSFELGFRGAWFRCKITKIFNKGRALFYDLEYLDFTEEGIHTTKVYQKRQGESENILMVRPIRPRQSHENEEGCGGEEEEEEEEEEVVVVRGLWKVGDLVDWWKDDCYWSGTVLEVNEEDETAKIELVPEPYGEGKSYDAMFKDLVPSLEWSLEDGWIVPFSKDGEKRQCAKLMKLPNEGAEETREEEKQRPTKKLAVEEEEKLRPTKKLVGDQDLALNIMESESIEAAVMDLEEQIVRIEWIKGMLLLNSDNSTWIYEDYPPPSS